Proteins found in one Haloferax litoreum genomic segment:
- a CDS encoding ABC transporter ATP-binding protein, which translates to MARLTLETLRKEYDRGRVVAVEDLSLDVDDGEFITVVGPSGCGKSTTLRMVAGLESPSGGTIRIGEEDVTDQNARKRDVAMVFQNYALYPHKTVMENMAFGLRMSTDLSKDARRERVRETAEMMGIEDLLDDKPDELSGGQKQRVALGRAIVREPDVFLFDEPLSNLDAKLRTTMRTEIQRLQNELGITSLYVTHDQEEAMTMGDRIVILKDGNLQQVGRPKDVYENPANEFVGGFVGSPSMNFLDVTAERDGDHLVLDDGGSFSYRLSTSFSESLREATDERNVRIGIRPEDVFTADDGANLVESEVGVVEPIGSDNYLHLDVAPDFIARVDSDVDPTPGETIGVTFDESDLHVFDSQTGESLLYRESKKQAAPAQ; encoded by the coding sequence ATGGCACGTCTCACGCTCGAAACGTTACGGAAGGAGTACGACAGGGGTCGCGTCGTCGCCGTCGAAGACCTCTCGCTCGACGTCGACGACGGTGAGTTCATCACTGTCGTCGGCCCCTCGGGGTGCGGGAAGTCGACGACGCTTCGGATGGTCGCTGGACTCGAATCGCCCTCCGGGGGCACGATTCGAATCGGCGAGGAAGACGTCACGGACCAGAACGCTCGCAAACGCGACGTGGCGATGGTGTTCCAGAACTACGCACTGTATCCACACAAGACGGTCATGGAGAACATGGCGTTCGGCCTGCGGATGAGCACCGACCTCTCGAAAGACGCGCGCCGCGAACGTGTCCGCGAGACGGCGGAGATGATGGGTATCGAAGACCTGCTGGACGACAAACCGGACGAACTCTCCGGCGGACAGAAACAGCGTGTCGCCCTCGGACGCGCCATCGTCCGCGAACCCGACGTGTTCCTCTTCGACGAACCACTGTCGAACCTCGACGCGAAACTCCGGACGACGATGCGGACGGAGATTCAACGCCTCCAGAACGAACTCGGCATCACCTCGCTGTACGTCACGCACGACCAAGAAGAGGCGATGACGATGGGTGACCGCATCGTCATCCTGAAAGACGGCAACCTCCAGCAAGTCGGGCGGCCGAAGGACGTGTACGAGAACCCAGCCAACGAGTTCGTCGGTGGGTTCGTCGGGTCACCCTCGATGAACTTCCTCGACGTGACCGCCGAACGCGACGGCGACCACCTCGTTCTCGACGACGGTGGGTCGTTCTCCTACCGACTCTCAACGTCGTTCTCCGAGTCCCTCCGCGAGGCGACGGACGAGCGAAACGTGCGTATCGGCATCCGCCCCGAAGACGTGTTCACCGCCGACGACGGGGCGAATCTGGTCGAGTCCGAAGTCGGTGTGGTCGAACCAATCGGGTCTGACAACTATCTCCACCTCGACGTCGCACCCGACTTTATCGCCCGCGTCGACTCCGACGTCGACCCAACCCCCGGCGAGACGATTGGCGTCACCTTCGACGAGTCCGACCTGCACGTCTTCGACTCGCAAACCGGTGAGTCGCTCCTGTACCGCGAGTCGAAGAAGCAGGCCGCGCCGGCGCAGTAA
- a CDS encoding extracellular solute-binding protein, giving the protein MPTNRRTILKQLAGTTAVGALAGCVGVSETDSTSTPDESGNGGGDDGEETTAQEETESAGPAGTFTLWHQRAEAEKKALEQNAEAFTSETKHTADPAEIADLRKKTTSAIPAGQGASMFDWAHDWTGEYYQNGFLSDQSESLDVDLSVYTQPAQAAVQFDGATVALPYAAETVGLIYNEDLVDEPPETIAEMVSIMEEHHDPENGKYGLSYPLNAYFMSAWAHAFGGYYFDESNVELGLSKEATLDGFRLILDNFVPYQPKDTGYDPQAAVFLEGNAPFAINGPWFLGDVKSNGIDAGIARLPSPEGDAEPKPYTTVKQLYFTTRVDEDEAKAAAAREFAEWYTTNTDVLSNNAEEFGYIPVYKELAESGDLPAAVEGFSKSVALGTPIPSHPNMGDVWGPLEDAFNSVKNGDAELQSAFEKAESDIRSNWE; this is encoded by the coding sequence ATGCCAACGAACCGACGCACGATTCTCAAGCAACTGGCTGGCACGACTGCCGTCGGCGCACTCGCAGGGTGCGTCGGCGTCTCCGAGACTGATTCGACGTCGACACCCGACGAGAGCGGAAACGGCGGCGGTGACGACGGCGAAGAGACTACCGCACAGGAGGAGACGGAGTCCGCTGGTCCGGCAGGGACCTTCACGCTCTGGCACCAGCGCGCAGAGGCCGAGAAGAAGGCACTCGAACAGAACGCAGAGGCGTTCACGTCCGAGACGAAGCACACTGCTGACCCCGCGGAAATCGCCGACCTTCGGAAGAAGACGACGTCGGCCATCCCGGCCGGACAGGGTGCGAGCATGTTCGACTGGGCCCACGACTGGACCGGCGAGTACTACCAAAACGGGTTCCTCTCCGACCAGAGCGAGAGCCTCGACGTCGACCTCTCGGTGTACACCCAACCCGCACAGGCGGCAGTCCAGTTCGACGGCGCGACCGTCGCACTCCCGTACGCGGCAGAGACGGTGGGCCTCATCTACAACGAGGACCTCGTCGACGAACCGCCGGAGACCATCGCCGAGATGGTGTCCATCATGGAGGAACACCACGACCCCGAAAACGGGAAGTACGGCCTCAGCTACCCGCTGAACGCCTACTTCATGAGTGCGTGGGCGCACGCCTTCGGTGGCTACTACTTCGACGAGTCGAACGTCGAACTCGGCCTCTCGAAGGAGGCGACCCTCGACGGGTTCCGTCTCATCCTCGACAACTTCGTGCCGTACCAGCCGAAAGACACCGGCTACGACCCGCAGGCCGCCGTCTTCCTCGAAGGCAACGCGCCGTTCGCCATCAACGGCCCGTGGTTCCTCGGTGACGTGAAGTCGAACGGCATCGACGCGGGCATCGCTCGTCTCCCCTCGCCCGAGGGCGACGCCGAACCCAAGCCGTACACGACGGTCAAGCAACTGTACTTCACCACGAGAGTAGACGAAGACGAGGCCAAGGCCGCCGCTGCACGAGAGTTCGCCGAGTGGTACACCACGAACACCGACGTGCTCTCGAACAACGCCGAAGAGTTCGGCTACATCCCGGTGTACAAGGAACTCGCCGAGAGCGGTGACCTTCCGGCCGCCGTCGAAGGCTTCTCGAAGTCCGTCGCACTCGGGACGCCGATTCCGTCGCACCCGAACATGGGCGACGTGTGGGGGCCACTCGAAGACGCCTTCAACAGCGTGAAGAACGGCGATGCAGAACTCCAGTCGGCCTTCGAGAAGGCCGAATCTGACATTCGGTCCAACTGGGAGTAA
- a CDS encoding carbohydrate ABC transporter permease, protein MSVVDSAVEKATDNPVVNKEDLPLLLVLPGLFVFLAFMLFPVMYLVYLSFTNAEPATLFQGKEQWVGLANYVTVLTDGQFWNSMWVTWLFVATSVALKVLVGIGVGLVVTGARVRGKRLMRALIIIPLGLPGIFTITIWRGIFSSAEFGLANQLLRSAGLGSVAWLSERWMAFIAYNVTEAWLAYPFMVIITVSALQDVSEELHEAAMIDGAGFFARFLHVTLPSIKRPVLFASILTAAASFQQFLIPYVFNQGGPSRTNELLIVYGYREAFRFQKYGEGAAIMLVAVLVIGAFMMLNVWKGRLADGVDDA, encoded by the coding sequence ATGAGTGTCGTCGACAGCGCCGTCGAGAAAGCCACGGACAACCCCGTGGTGAACAAAGAAGACCTGCCCTTGCTGTTGGTCCTGCCGGGGCTTTTCGTCTTCCTCGCATTCATGCTCTTTCCGGTCATGTATCTGGTCTATCTCTCGTTCACCAACGCAGAGCCGGCCACCCTGTTTCAGGGGAAAGAGCAGTGGGTGGGTCTCGCGAACTACGTCACGGTACTCACAGACGGGCAGTTCTGGAACTCGATGTGGGTCACGTGGTTGTTCGTCGCAACCTCCGTCGCGCTCAAGGTCCTCGTCGGTATCGGCGTCGGCCTCGTCGTGACGGGGGCGCGCGTCCGTGGCAAGCGACTCATGCGGGCGCTCATCATCATCCCGCTGGGACTGCCGGGTATCTTCACCATCACCATCTGGCGCGGTATCTTCAGTTCGGCCGAGTTCGGACTGGCGAACCAACTCCTTCGCTCGGCAGGACTCGGCTCTGTCGCGTGGCTTTCGGAGCGCTGGATGGCCTTTATCGCCTACAACGTCACCGAGGCGTGGTTGGCGTACCCGTTCATGGTCATCATCACGGTGAGCGCGTTGCAGGACGTGTCCGAGGAACTCCACGAAGCCGCCATGATAGACGGTGCGGGGTTCTTCGCGCGGTTCCTGCACGTGACGCTCCCGTCTATCAAGCGGCCGGTGCTGTTCGCGTCCATCCTCACGGCCGCGGCGTCGTTCCAGCAGTTCCTCATCCCGTACGTGTTCAATCAGGGCGGGCCGTCGCGGACGAACGAACTGCTCATCGTCTACGGGTACCGTGAGGCCTTCCGGTTCCAGAAGTACGGCGAGGGTGCCGCTATCATGCTCGTCGCCGTCCTCGTCATCGGGGCGTTCATGATGTTGAACGTCTGGAAAGGCCGTCTCGCAGACGGGGTGGACGACGCATGA
- a CDS encoding sugar ABC transporter permease, whose translation MSVLSDIAAEVGDDVRTAARAPVESLKDARYTLEGIREGRVSAASVLKTAGITAGAVVVVALLLFPLYWVAVGAFSGTGASLYSSSGIRLWPADPTIEPFLWVVGDLILPSYRITMGLGGYELFVQTPELAFLDVSDYGVTETSNFKAFFVNSLTVAIPTVILAMCLIVPGAYALSRRQFIGRSKVLYGYVLFTQIGGGLGVALLIALYALFVQFGFNDNKLALSAYYAATAVPFNTWLLKTYMDGIPVSYEEAAMMDGAPSWKIVTEIILPLSKAGLATVFIFTFLTGWTEFVVAQTLLSTDNYTLPVGLYSLVGRYSIPWARFSAFALTFAAPIMLIYLFAQRYIEGGLSFGGMEG comes from the coding sequence ATGAGCGTCCTCTCGGACATCGCCGCGGAAGTCGGTGACGACGTTCGCACCGCCGCAAGAGCGCCTGTCGAGAGTCTGAAAGACGCGCGGTACACGCTCGAAGGCATCCGCGAGGGTCGCGTGAGCGCCGCGTCGGTGCTCAAGACTGCCGGTATCACGGCAGGCGCAGTCGTCGTGGTCGCACTGCTGTTGTTCCCACTCTACTGGGTCGCTGTCGGTGCCTTCTCCGGTACCGGCGCGTCGCTGTACTCGTCGAGTGGGATTCGACTCTGGCCGGCCGACCCCACCATCGAACCGTTCCTCTGGGTCGTCGGTGACCTCATCCTCCCGAGTTATCGGATTACGATGGGTCTCGGCGGGTACGAACTGTTCGTACAGACGCCGGAACTCGCGTTCCTCGACGTGTCCGACTACGGCGTCACCGAGACGTCGAACTTCAAGGCGTTCTTCGTGAACAGCCTCACCGTCGCTATCCCGACGGTGATTCTCGCCATGTGCCTCATCGTCCCCGGTGCGTACGCGCTGTCGCGCCGGCAGTTCATCGGCCGGTCGAAGGTGCTCTACGGGTACGTCCTGTTCACCCAAATCGGCGGGGGCCTCGGCGTCGCGCTCCTCATCGCCCTGTACGCGCTGTTCGTGCAGTTCGGGTTCAACGACAACAAACTCGCGCTGTCGGCGTACTACGCCGCAACCGCGGTGCCGTTCAACACGTGGCTTCTCAAGACGTACATGGACGGCATCCCCGTCTCGTACGAAGAAGCCGCGATGATGGACGGCGCGCCGTCGTGGAAGATTGTCACCGAAATCATCCTTCCGCTCTCCAAGGCGGGATTGGCGACGGTGTTCATCTTCACCTTCCTCACCGGATGGACCGAGTTCGTCGTCGCCCAGACGTTGCTCTCGACGGACAACTACACCCTGCCGGTCGGCCTGTACTCACTCGTCGGTCGCTACTCCATCCCGTGGGCGCGCTTTTCGGCGTTCGCACTCACGTTCGCCGCGCCGATTATGCTCATCTACCTGTTCGCACAGCGCTACATCGAAGGTGGCCTGTCGTTCGGTGGGATGGAAGGCTGA